The Bacillus sp. NEB1478 genome contains the following window.
GATCTGTAAAATAGTTGCTTTGCAAATAGATTTCTTGCTCTGTATCTTTGTCACCTGATCCGGTAGCACCATTTGCAATTTTCCCCCACACTTCATTGTTCCCATCCACAAGACGAAGATCATCTAGATTCAGAATCTGTTTTGTGTTATTCGGATCCATCTTCAAATGAATAGCCACCCTTAAAGGATAAATTACTGCTTTTTCTACATTAATTTTCTGGCCATCCAGTTCCATTGTTCTATTTATTGTGTATTCTTTTTTGGTTTTAAAATCGTTTAGTGTGAAAGGCAAGATGAATTTCTTTCCTTTTACCTCAACATCAATGATATATTTTTTAGCTATTAATGGAGCTTCAAAGAAATATTCGATTTCACCGCTAAAGGAATGTTCTCCTTTTTCAGACTGATGAAATTCTCCGTATGAAATAGAGGCTTCATCTAATACCGTTCCATCTTGGGCTTTTAAATTTACTTTATCAATCTGGATTTCTTTTATTTTTTCCTTAGAATGCAGCGTGTAAAAAAGAACAATTCCTTTTTCATCAGATATTGTCCCATCAATGGTTACTTTTAAGCCATCTTTTTCATCAGATACACTTTGCTTTTGGAAGTATTTCTTTTCAACGGCTGCCATCCTGCCTTTATCGTCATCTATGAGCTCCACGATCTTTTCCATCCCAGGAATTTCAGAAATGTAACTCGCAAATGCCGGTGAGATCTTTATTGAAGAAAATAACCCAATGAGCAATACAGCGGCTGTTACAAAACTATAGATGCCTCGCATTGTTATAGTCCGTTTCCTTTTTTCCTTTTTCGCTTTATGAAAACCAGACATTATAGCGTTATCCAATGAATCTAGCGAAACAGGAAGATTATCTAATTCATTTTTATAATGTGTTAATTTTTCCTCTTCATTTTTAAACATTGAGATTTCCTCCTTTCTCCTCCAGTTTGGATCGTAATGCTTTCAATGCCTTGTTCAGCCATGTTTTCACTGTTCCTTCAGGGCATTGCATGGAACTCGCAATCTCATTTATTTTCAAGTCATGAAAATACTTTAATGTCAGAATTTCACGGGATCGGTCATCTAACCCAAGCATGGCGTCCTTTAACTCCATCTCGGTATAATTTTCAGATACTGCTTGAACGTCCAGCAGCTCGTCGTTTAAAACGAGTCTCTTCCTCTTTTTTAATTGATCGTTACAATAATTGATCATGATGCGGATCAGCCATGTCTTAAAAAAAGAAGGTTCTTTCAGCTTGCGGATACTCTTATAAGATCGGTAAGTTACCTCTTGAATGGCTTCTAGCGCTTCTTCCTCATTCCTTAAATAAGATAAAGCCGTTTTATATAGATCTATTTTATAAGCTTGAATGAGCTGCAAAAATGCTTCGTCATCGCCCTTTATTGCTTTTTTGACTGCTTGCTCTGTCTCCAACTTTTCGCCCCCTTAACCCCTATCTATATATTAGACCTACGGAACTGGAAAAAGTTTTGAAATTAATAAAAAAATCAGCCCTATTTTTTCAAGAGCTGATTCTCTGTATTACAGGATATTTTTATTCGCTTTTGGAACGAGATACGATGGCATCTCT
Protein-coding sequences here:
- a CDS encoding DUF4179 domain-containing protein yields the protein MFKNEEEKLTHYKNELDNLPVSLDSLDNAIMSGFHKAKKEKRKRTITMRGIYSFVTAAVLLIGLFSSIKISPAFASYISEIPGMEKIVELIDDDKGRMAAVEKKYFQKQSVSDEKDGLKVTIDGTISDEKGIVLFYTLHSKEKIKEIQIDKVNLKAQDGTVLDEASISYGEFHQSEKGEHSFSGEIEYFFEAPLIAKKYIIDVEVKGKKFILPFTLNDFKTKKEYTINRTMELDGQKINVEKAVIYPLRVAIHLKMDPNNTKQILNLDDLRLVDGNNEVWGKIANGATGSGDKDTEQEIYLQSNYFTDPNVLYLVLGSAQAVDKKDLKVVVDTDKLEILKQPTGEVLQNIRFEEERGLVFELHSSKQFNFEVFGDIIDASGNKIDVHEQSMSSSDEKKVTELGIKLPPKNTFKNPISMELNYYPSWIKGHEKIRIK
- a CDS encoding sigma-70 family RNA polymerase sigma factor → METEQAVKKAIKGDDEAFLQLIQAYKIDLYKTALSYLRNEEEALEAIQEVTYRSYKSIRKLKEPSFFKTWLIRIMINYCNDQLKKRKRLVLNDELLDVQAVSENYTEMELKDAMLGLDDRSREILTLKYFHDLKINEIASSMQCPEGTVKTWLNKALKALRSKLEEKGGNLNV